A single genomic interval of Sphingopyxis sp. CCNWLW2 harbors:
- the rplF gene encoding 50S ribosomal protein L6, translating into MSRIGKKAVPIPGGVTAAIDGGQLSVKGPKGTLAMPLSDLINYEVAEGSISVQPANATREARAFWGMQRTLVQNLITGVTEGFTKVLEITGVGYRANSQGKTLKLQLGYSHDVDFAVPEGIEIKTPDNTTIEISGIDKQKVGQVAAEIRRWRKPEPYKGKGIKYRGEYIFRKEGKKK; encoded by the coding sequence ATGTCGCGCATTGGTAAAAAGGCAGTACCGATTCCGGGCGGCGTCACCGCCGCGATCGATGGCGGCCAGCTGTCGGTCAAGGGACCGAAGGGCACGCTCGCGATGCCGCTTTCCGACCTCATCAACTATGAAGTCGCCGAAGGCAGCATCTCGGTCCAGCCCGCGAACGCAACCCGCGAAGCTCGCGCTTTCTGGGGCATGCAGCGTACGCTGGTGCAGAACCTGATCACGGGTGTGACCGAAGGCTTCACCAAGGTCCTCGAGATCACCGGTGTCGGCTATCGCGCCAACTCGCAGGGCAAGACGCTGAAGCTGCAGCTCGGCTACAGCCATGATGTCGATTTCGCGGTGCCCGAAGGCATCGAGATCAAGACGCCGGACAACACGACGATCGAGATCAGCGGCATCGACAAGCAGAAGGTCGGCCAGGTCGCGGCGGAAATCCGCCGTTGGCGTAAGCCCGAACCCTATAAGGGCAAGGGCATCAAATATCGCGGCGAGTACATCTTCCGCAAAGAAGGCAAGAAGAAGTAA
- the rpsH gene encoding 30S ribosomal protein S8 encodes MAMTDPLGDMLTRIRNGQTAKKDSVLTPASTLRVRVLDVLQREGYIRGYSEEALGAKGQHKGIRIELKYFEGQPAIRHVARVSKPGRRVYSGSKELPIIRNGLGITIVSTPRGVLSDAEAREHNVGGEVLAEVF; translated from the coding sequence ATGGCAATGACCGATCCCCTGGGTGATATGCTCACCCGCATCCGCAACGGCCAGACGGCGAAGAAGGACAGCGTCCTGACGCCGGCTTCGACCCTGCGTGTCCGCGTTCTCGATGTTCTCCAGCGCGAAGGCTATATCCGCGGCTACAGCGAAGAAGCGCTGGGTGCCAAGGGTCAGCACAAGGGCATCCGCATCGAACTGAAATATTTCGAAGGGCAGCCGGCGATCCGCCATGTGGCGCGCGTTTCGAAGCCGGGCCGCCGCGTCTATTCGGGTTCGAAAGAACTTCCGATCATTCGCAACGGCCTTGGTATCACCATCGTGTCGACCCCGCGCGGCGTTCTCTCGGACGCCGAAGCACGCGAACATAATGTCGGCGGCGAAGTGCTGGCGGAGGTGTTCTGA
- the rpsN gene encoding 30S ribosomal protein S14 encodes MAKLSSVNKNERRKQLVKKYAGRYAKLKAIAADSSLDDGERLIARLKMAEIPRNGNPTRIRNRCELTGRPRAYYRKFRLCRIQLRDLANKGLIPGVVKSSW; translated from the coding sequence ATGGCGAAACTGAGTTCGGTAAACAAGAACGAGCGTCGCAAGCAGCTGGTGAAGAAATACGCCGGCCGTTACGCGAAGCTGAAGGCGATTGCAGCGGACAGCTCGCTCGACGATGGCGAGCGTCTGATCGCGCGCCTCAAGATGGCGGAAATCCCGCGCAATGGTAACCCGACCCGCATCCGTAACCGGTGCGAGCTGACGGGGCGCCCGCGCGCTTATTATCGCAAATTCCGGCTGTGCCGTATCCAGCTCCGCGATCTGGCCAACAAGGGCCTGATCCCCGGTGTTGTGAAGTCGAGCTGGTAA
- the rplE gene encoding 50S ribosomal protein L5: MADNYTPRMRTRYDDVIVKAMTEKFGYKNAMEVPKIEKITLNMGVGEATQDKKKVESAAAEMELIAGQKPVVTKAKKSIAQFKLREGMPIGCKVTLRRERMYEFLDRLITIAMPRIRDFRGVSATSFDGRGNYAMGLKEQIIFPEINYDRIDQVRGMDVIVTTTARTDDEARELLKLFGFPFPIEAQEKEAA, translated from the coding sequence ATGGCTGACAATTACACCCCGCGCATGCGCACTCGCTATGACGATGTGATCGTCAAGGCGATGACCGAGAAGTTCGGTTACAAGAATGCGATGGAAGTGCCGAAGATCGAAAAGATCACGCTCAACATGGGCGTCGGCGAAGCCACGCAGGACAAGAAGAAGGTCGAATCGGCGGCTGCCGAGATGGAACTCATCGCCGGCCAGAAGCCTGTCGTGACCAAGGCGAAGAAGTCGATCGCACAGTTCAAGCTGCGCGAAGGCATGCCGATCGGCTGCAAGGTGACCCTGCGCCGCGAACGCATGTATGAATTCCTCGATCGCCTGATCACGATCGCAATGCCGCGCATCCGCGACTTCCGCGGCGTGTCGGCGACGAGCTTCGACGGCCGTGGCAACTATGCCATGGGCCTGAAAGAGCAGATCATCTTCCCCGAGATCAACTATGACCGCATCGACCAGGTGCGCGGCATGGACGTGATCGTCACCACCACCGCCCGTACGGACGATGAAGCCCGCGAACTGCTCAAGCTGTTCGGCTTCCCCTTCCCGATCGAAGCGCAGGAAAAGGAAGCCGCCTGA
- the rplX gene encoding 50S ribosomal protein L24, producing MANKIKKGDTVVILSGKDKGKTGEVTQSLPKDGKVVVAGVNVITRHRKPSQTNPQGGLERKEAPLYASKVAIADPKTGKPTRVRFETKDGKKVRVAVKSGETLNG from the coding sequence ATGGCGAACAAGATCAAGAAGGGCGACACGGTTGTCATCCTGTCCGGCAAGGACAAGGGCAAGACCGGTGAAGTGACGCAGAGCCTGCCGAAAGACGGCAAGGTCGTCGTCGCTGGCGTCAACGTCATCACGCGCCACCGCAAGCCGAGCCAGACCAACCCGCAGGGTGGCCTGGAGCGCAAGGAAGCGCCGCTGTACGCGAGCAAGGTCGCGATTGCCGATCCCAAGACCGGCAAGCCGACGCGCGTTCGTTTTGAAACCAAGGACGGCAAGAAGGTCCGCGTGGCCGTGAAGTCCGGGGAGACGCTCAATGGCTGA
- the rplN gene encoding 50S ribosomal protein L14: MIQMQSQLEVADNSGAKRVQCIKVLGGSKRRTAGVGDVIVVSIKEAQPRGKVKKGDVHRAVIVRTAKDVRRADGSVIRFDSNAAVLVNKNEEPIGTRIFGPVVRELRGRGYMKIISLAPEVL, encoded by the coding sequence ATGATCCAGATGCAGTCACAATTGGAAGTCGCTGACAACAGCGGTGCCAAGCGCGTCCAGTGCATCAAGGTGCTCGGCGGGTCGAAGCGTCGCACCGCCGGCGTGGGCGACGTGATCGTCGTGTCGATCAAGGAAGCCCAGCCCCGCGGCAAGGTGAAGAAGGGTGACGTGCATCGCGCCGTTATCGTTCGCACCGCGAAGGACGTGCGCCGCGCCGATGGCTCGGTCATCCGTTTCGACAGCAACGCCGCCGTGCTCGTCAACAAGAACGAGGAGCCGATCGGCACCCGTATCTTCGGCCCCGTCGTCCGCGAACTGCGCGGCCGTGGCTATATGAAGATCATCAGCCTGGCGCCGGAGGTGCTCTGA
- the rpsQ gene encoding 30S ribosomal protein S17, whose protein sequence is MPKRILTGTVVSDKGDKTVVVKVERKVKHPLYGKIIRRSKKYHAHDEDNAIKAGETVRIEETKPISKLKTWKVLDKVDTHSKPKTAADA, encoded by the coding sequence ATGCCGAAGCGCATTCTGACCGGTACGGTGGTGTCCGACAAGGGCGACAAGACCGTCGTGGTGAAGGTCGAACGGAAGGTGAAGCACCCTCTGTACGGCAAGATCATCCGCCGCTCGAAAAAGTATCACGCCCACGATGAGGACAACGCCATCAAGGCTGGCGAAACCGTCCGCATCGAGGAAACGAAGCCGATTTCGAAGCTGAAGACGTGGAAGGTGCTCGACAAGGTCGACACCCACAGCAAGCCCAAGACGGCTGCTGACGCCTAA
- the rpmC gene encoding 50S ribosomal protein L29 has product MAKTEDFKAKTDDQLAEQLGELKREAFNLRFQAATGQLEKASRVKEVRRSIARIKTQQTERTRSAAK; this is encoded by the coding sequence ATGGCCAAGACCGAAGATTTCAAGGCCAAGACCGACGACCAGCTCGCCGAACAGCTTGGCGAACTGAAGCGCGAGGCGTTCAACCTCCGCTTCCAGGCGGCCACCGGCCAGCTTGAAAAAGCATCGCGCGTCAAGGAAGTGCGGCGCTCGATCGCCCGCATCAAGACGCAGCAGACCGAGCGCACGCGCTCGGCCGCGAAGTAA
- the rplP gene encoding 50S ribosomal protein L16: protein MLQPKKTKFRKAFKGRIHGNAKGGTSLNFGSYGLKAMEPERITARQIEAARRAISRAIKRQGRLWIRIFPDVPVSSKPAEVRMGKGKGSPEFWAARVKPGRILFELDGVPGPVAALAFERAAMKLPIKTKVIARLGDTSHLEG, encoded by the coding sequence ATGCTGCAACCGAAAAAAACCAAGTTCCGCAAGGCTTTCAAAGGCCGCATCCATGGCAATGCCAAGGGTGGGACCAGCCTGAACTTCGGCTCTTACGGGCTGAAGGCAATGGAACCCGAGCGGATCACCGCACGCCAGATCGAAGCGGCTCGCCGTGCGATCAGCCGCGCGATCAAGCGTCAGGGCCGTTTGTGGATCCGCATCTTCCCCGACGTCCCCGTGTCGTCGAAGCCTGCCGAAGTCCGTATGGGTAAGGGCAAGGGTTCGCCGGAATTCTGGGCCGCTCGCGTGAAGCCGGGTCGCATCCTGTTCGAACTCGACGGCGTTCCCGGCCCCGTGGCCGCGCTGGCGTTCGAACGCGCCGCGATGAAGCTGCCGATCAAGACGAAGGTGATCGCCCGTCTCGGCGACACCTCGCACCTGGAGGGCTAA
- the rpsC gene encoding 30S ribosomal protein S3: protein MGQKSNPIGLRLQVNRTWDSRWFAEGQDYGRMLVEDLKIRQYVFKNLPQAAISKVVIERPAKLCRVSIYAARPGVIIGKKGADIEKLRKKLGELTGSDVSLNIVEIRKPEVDAKLVGQGIADQLERRVAFRRAMKRAVQSAMRLGAEGIRINCAGRLGGAEIARTEWYREGRVPLHTLRANVDYAESTAHTAYGVCGIKVWIFKGEILGHDPMATDRLMLDAQTTGVRPAREDRR, encoded by the coding sequence ATGGGCCAGAAGAGCAATCCGATCGGCCTGCGCCTGCAGGTCAACCGCACCTGGGACAGCCGCTGGTTCGCCGAAGGCCAGGACTATGGCCGCATGCTGGTCGAGGATCTGAAGATCCGCCAGTATGTGTTCAAGAACCTGCCGCAGGCCGCGATCTCGAAGGTCGTGATCGAACGTCCGGCCAAGCTGTGCCGCGTCTCGATCTATGCCGCCCGTCCGGGCGTCATCATCGGCAAGAAGGGCGCGGACATCGAAAAGCTGCGCAAGAAGCTCGGTGAACTGACGGGCAGCGACGTGTCGCTGAACATCGTCGAAATCCGCAAGCCCGAAGTCGACGCCAAGCTCGTCGGCCAGGGCATTGCCGACCAGCTTGAACGCCGCGTCGCGTTCCGTCGCGCCATGAAGCGTGCGGTTCAGTCGGCGATGCGTCTGGGCGCCGAAGGCATCCGCATCAACTGCGCCGGCCGTCTCGGCGGCGCGGAAATCGCGCGTACCGAATGGTACCGCGAAGGCCGGGTGCCGCTTCACACGCTGCGCGCCAACGTCGACTATGCCGAATCGACCGCCCACACCGCCTATGGCGTGTGCGGGATCAAGGTGTGGATCTTCAAGGGCGAGATTCTCGGCCACGACCCGATGGCGACCGACCGTCTGATGCTCGACGCACAGACGACCGGCGTCCGTCCGGCTCGTGAAGATCGCCGCTAA
- the rplV gene encoding 50S ribosomal protein L22, with product MGKEKSPRRVADNEALSVGTQIRGSAQKLNLVAALIRGRKVEDAMNILTFSKKAMAVDVRKVLASAVANAENNHNLDVDALVIKEASVGKSISMKRWHARGRGKSTRIVKPFSRIRIVVREQEEEA from the coding sequence ATGGGCAAGGAAAAGTCCCCCCGCCGCGTTGCGGATAACGAGGCACTCTCGGTCGGCACGCAGATCCGCGGTTCGGCGCAGAAGCTGAACCTCGTTGCCGCACTGATCCGCGGCCGCAAGGTCGAAGACGCGATGAACATCCTCACCTTCTCGAAGAAGGCGATGGCTGTCGACGTGCGCAAGGTTCTCGCCAGCGCCGTCGCCAACGCGGAAAACAACCACAACCTCGACGTTGATGCGCTCGTCATCAAGGAAGCGAGCGTGGGCAAGTCGATCTCGATGAAGCGCTGGCACGCACGTGGCCGCGGCAAGTCGACCCGGATCGTCAAGCCGTTCAGCCGCATCCGCATTGTCGTGCGCGAACAGGAAGAAGAGGCGTAA
- the rpsS gene encoding 30S ribosomal protein S19, protein MARSVWKGPFVDLHLLKKAETAQDGGSNAPIKTWSRRSTILPQFVGLTFNVYNGRKFVPVSVNEDMVGMKLGEFAPTRFFPGHAADKKGKR, encoded by the coding sequence ATGGCTCGCTCGGTCTGGAAGGGTCCTTTCGTGGACCTCCATCTGCTCAAGAAAGCCGAAACGGCCCAGGACGGCGGCAGCAATGCCCCGATCAAGACCTGGTCGCGTCGGTCCACCATCCTGCCGCAGTTCGTGGGGCTGACCTTCAACGTCTACAACGGCCGCAAGTTCGTGCCGGTGTCGGTGAACGAAGACATGGTCGGCATGAAGCTGGGTGAATTTGCGCCGACGCGCTTCTTCCCCGGTCACGCTGCCGACAAGAAGGGCAAACGCTAA
- the rplB gene encoding 50S ribosomal protein L2 — protein sequence MALKSYNPTSPAQRGLILVDKSSLWKGKPVKALTEGKNKTGGRNNKGHVTSRGIAGGHKQKYRFIDFKRRKWDMPATVERLEYDPNRTAFIALVKYEDGEQTYILAPQRLAVGDTVVAGKKTDVKPGNAMELSQMPVGTIVHNIEMKPGKGGQIARSAGTYAQVVGRDRGLVIVRLGSGEQRYIRGECMGTVGAVSNPDNQNTNLGKAGRGRWLGKRPLTRGVAKNPVDHPHGGGEGRTSGGRHPVTPWGKPTKGARTRHNKSTDKMIIRSRHAKKKR from the coding sequence ATGGCACTTAAATCCTATAATCCGACCAGCCCCGCGCAGCGCGGCCTGATCCTCGTCGACAAGTCGTCGCTGTGGAAGGGCAAGCCCGTCAAGGCGCTGACCGAAGGCAAGAACAAGACCGGTGGCCGCAACAACAAGGGTCATGTGACCTCGCGCGGTATCGCTGGTGGCCACAAGCAGAAGTACCGCTTCATCGACTTCAAGCGTCGCAAGTGGGACATGCCGGCTACCGTCGAGCGTCTGGAATATGACCCCAACCGCACGGCGTTCATCGCACTCGTCAAGTATGAAGACGGTGAGCAGACCTACATCCTGGCGCCGCAGCGTCTGGCCGTTGGCGACACCGTCGTTGCCGGTAAGAAGACCGACGTGAAGCCGGGCAATGCGATGGAATTGTCGCAGATGCCCGTCGGCACGATCGTCCACAATATCGAGATGAAGCCGGGCAAGGGTGGCCAGATCGCCCGTTCGGCTGGCACCTATGCACAGGTCGTCGGTCGTGACCGCGGTCTCGTCATCGTGCGTCTCGGTTCGGGCGAGCAGCGTTACATTCGCGGCGAGTGCATGGGCACGGTTGGTGCGGTGTCGAACCCCGACAACCAGAACACCAACCTCGGCAAGGCCGGCCGTGGCCGCTGGCTCGGCAAGCGCCCGCTGACCCGCGGTGTCGCGAAGAACCCGGTCGATCACCCGCATGGCGGCGGCGAAGGCCGTACCTCGGGCGGCCGTCACCCGGTTACCCCGTGGGGCAAGCCGACGAAGGGTGCGCGTACGCGCCACAACAAGTCGACCGACAAGATGATCATCCGGTCGCGTCACGCGAAGAAGAAGAGGTAA
- a CDS encoding 50S ribosomal protein L23, which produces MAKAKTVDARHYDVILAPVITEKSTLLSENDAVVFKVANDATKPAIKAAVEALFDVKVLSVNTLITKGKTKRWKGKPYTRSDVKKAIVRLAEGQTIDVTTGV; this is translated from the coding sequence ATGGCTAAGGCAAAAACAGTCGACGCGCGTCACTATGACGTGATCCTCGCTCCGGTGATCACTGAAAAGTCGACGCTGCTCAGCGAAAATGACGCCGTGGTGTTCAAGGTTGCGAACGACGCAACCAAGCCCGCGATCAAGGCCGCCGTCGAGGCGCTGTTCGATGTCAAGGTTCTCAGCGTCAACACGCTGATCACCAAGGGCAAGACCAAGCGCTGGAAGGGCAAGCCCTACACCCGCAGCGACGTGAAGAAGGCGATCGTTCGCCTGGCCGAAGGCCAGACGATCGACGTCACGACCGGCGTCTGA
- the rplD gene encoding 50S ribosomal protein L4 — MKVKVHTIDGKAGADIDLNDDVFGVDPRADILHRVVSWQLEKRRGPARAARERSDVSRTGKKFGRQKGGGTARHGDRAAPIFIGGGKAHGPRARTFGHSLNKKIRTLGLKMALSDKAKGGKILVLDTLELKDAKTKALAGQLGKLELGNRALFIDGDAVHESFAMASANLIGIDSMPAMGANVYDILRADTLVLTRAGLEKLEARFNG, encoded by the coding sequence ATGAAGGTCAAGGTTCACACCATCGACGGCAAGGCCGGCGCGGACATCGATCTTAACGACGATGTGTTCGGCGTCGACCCGCGTGCCGACATCCTTCACCGTGTCGTCAGCTGGCAGCTCGAAAAGCGCCGTGGTCCGGCTCGCGCCGCCCGCGAACGCAGCGACGTGTCGCGCACCGGCAAGAAGTTCGGGCGCCAGAAGGGCGGCGGTACGGCTCGTCACGGCGATCGCGCAGCTCCGATCTTCATCGGCGGCGGCAAGGCACATGGCCCGCGTGCCCGCACTTTCGGCCACTCGCTGAACAAGAAGATCCGCACGCTCGGCCTGAAAATGGCACTGAGCGACAAGGCGAAGGGCGGCAAAATCCTCGTTCTCGACACGCTCGAGCTCAAGGACGCCAAGACCAAGGCGCTCGCCGGCCAGCTCGGCAAGCTCGAACTCGGCAATCGTGCACTCTTCATCGACGGTGATGCAGTGCACGAAAGCTTCGCCATGGCGTCGGCCAACCTCATCGGCATCGACTCGATGCCGGCGATGGGTGCCAACGTCTATGACATTTTGCGCGCCGATACGCTGGTTCTGACCCGCGCCGGCCTCGAAAAGCTGGAGGCACGCTTCAATGGCTAA
- the rplC gene encoding 50S ribosomal protein L3, translating to MRTGVIAKKMGMTRLFQDDGRHVPVTVLSLEGCQVISVREQERDGYVAVQLGAGSAKAKNVAKPQRGAFGKAEVEPKAKVVEFRVADDATLDVGAELSADHFVAGQIVDIQGVTQGKGFAGAMKRWGFGGMRATHGVSISHRAHGSTGNRQDPGRVFKNKKMAGHMGARNRTQQNLEIVRTDVERGLLFVKGSVPGSKGGWLMVRDAVKLPRHPEAPYPAGIKSAANANQEAPADAPVETPVEETVVDTATTDGAQES from the coding sequence ATGCGGACTGGCGTGATCGCGAAGAAAATGGGGATGACCCGCCTGTTTCAGGACGACGGCCGCCACGTGCCCGTCACCGTCCTGAGTCTCGAAGGCTGTCAGGTCATTTCTGTGCGCGAACAAGAACGTGACGGCTATGTGGCCGTTCAGCTCGGTGCCGGCTCGGCGAAGGCGAAGAATGTTGCGAAGCCGCAGCGTGGCGCTTTCGGCAAGGCCGAAGTCGAACCCAAGGCGAAGGTCGTCGAATTCCGCGTCGCCGACGACGCGACGCTCGACGTCGGCGCCGAACTGTCGGCCGACCATTTCGTCGCTGGCCAGATCGTCGACATCCAGGGCGTGACCCAGGGTAAGGGCTTTGCCGGTGCGATGAAGCGCTGGGGTTTCGGCGGTATGCGCGCGACCCACGGTGTTTCGATCAGCCACCGTGCGCACGGTTCGACCGGTAACCGCCAGGATCCGGGACGCGTCTTCAAGAACAAGAAGATGGCCGGCCACATGGGCGCCCGCAACCGCACCCAGCAGAATCTCGAAATCGTCCGCACCGACGTCGAGCGCGGCCTTCTCTTCGTCAAGGGCTCGGTCCCTGGCTCGAAGGGCGGCTGGCTGATGGTCCGCGATGCGGTCAAGCTGCCGCGCCACCCCGAGGCCCCCTATCCGGCGGGCATCAAGAGCGCAGCGAACGCCAATCAAGAAGCCCCGGCTGATGCGCCCGTGGAAACCCCGGTTGAAGAAACCGTGGTCGACACTGCCACCACCGACGGCGCACAGGAGTCCTGA
- the rpsJ gene encoding 30S ribosomal protein S10 — METQNIRIRLKAFDHRVLDQATTDIADTARRTGALIRGPIPLPTRIEKFTVNRGPHVDKKSREQFEVRTHKRLLDIVQPTPQTVDALMKLDLAAGVNVEIKLA; from the coding sequence ATGGAAACGCAGAATATTCGCATTCGCCTGAAGGCCTTTGATCACCGCGTGCTCGATCAGGCCACCACCGACATTGCCGACACGGCACGTCGTACCGGAGCGCTTATTCGCGGCCCGATCCCGCTTCCGACGCGTATTGAAAAATTCACCGTGAACCGCGGCCCGCATGTCGACAAGAAGTCGCGCGAGCAGTTCGAGGTGCGTACCCACAAGCGGCTGCTCGACATCGTGCAGCCCACCCCGCAGACGGTCGACGCGCTGATGAAGCTCGACCTCGCCGCGGGCGTGAATGTTGAGATCAAGTTGGCCTAA
- the tuf gene encoding elongation factor Tu: MAKAKFERTKPHCNIGTIGHVDHGKTSLTAAITKVLAENVAGNAAVDFANIDKAPEERERGITISTAHVEYETDGRHYAHVDCPGHADYVKNMITGAAQMDGAILVVSAADGPMPQTKEHILLAKQVGVPTMVVFLNKVDQLDDPELLELVELEIREELSKRDFDGDNIPIIPGSALAALEGRDDAIGKDAILKLMAAVDAWIPQPERPLDKPFLMPIEDVFSISGRGTVVTGRIETGVVKVGEEVEIVGIKDTKKTVVTGVEMFRKLLDQGQAGDNVGALIRGVGREEVERGQVLAKPGSITPHTEFTSEVYVLSKDEGGRHTPFFANYRPQFYFRTTDVTGEVILPAGTEMVMPGDNVQLSVKLIAPIAMDPGLRFAIREGGRTVGAGVVATVTK, from the coding sequence ATGGCCAAGGCTAAATTTGAGCGGACGAAGCCGCACTGCAACATCGGCACCATCGGTCACGTCGACCATGGCAAGACCTCGCTGACCGCAGCGATCACCAAGGTGCTCGCCGAAAACGTCGCCGGCAACGCCGCCGTCGACTTCGCGAACATCGACAAGGCTCCCGAAGAGCGCGAGCGCGGCATCACCATTTCGACCGCACACGTCGAATATGAAACCGACGGCCGCCACTATGCGCACGTCGACTGCCCGGGTCACGCCGACTATGTGAAGAACATGATCACCGGTGCCGCCCAGATGGACGGCGCGATCCTCGTTGTGTCGGCTGCTGACGGCCCGATGCCGCAGACGAAGGAGCACATCCTGCTCGCGAAGCAGGTTGGCGTTCCGACCATGGTCGTCTTCCTCAACAAGGTCGACCAGCTGGACGATCCCGAGCTGCTCGAACTCGTTGAGCTCGAAATCCGCGAAGAACTGTCGAAGCGCGACTTCGATGGCGACAATATTCCGATCATCCCGGGTTCGGCTCTCGCCGCCCTCGAAGGTCGCGACGACGCCATCGGCAAGGACGCGATCCTGAAGCTGATGGCTGCTGTCGACGCGTGGATCCCGCAGCCGGAACGTCCGCTCGACAAGCCCTTCCTGATGCCGATTGAAGACGTGTTCTCGATCTCGGGTCGCGGTACCGTCGTCACCGGCCGTATCGAAACCGGCGTCGTCAAGGTTGGTGAAGAAGTCGAAATCGTCGGCATCAAGGACACCAAGAAGACCGTCGTCACCGGCGTCGAAATGTTCCGCAAGCTGCTCGACCAGGGCCAGGCTGGCGACAACGTCGGTGCGCTGATCCGCGGCGTCGGCCGTGAAGAAGTCGAGCGTGGCCAGGTTCTGGCGAAGCCCGGCTCGATCACGCCGCACACCGAGTTCACCTCGGAAGTGTACGTCCTGTCGAAGGATGAAGGCGGCCGTCACACGCCGTTCTTTGCGAACTATCGTCCGCAGTTCTACTTCCGCACCACCGACGTCACCGGCGAAGTCATTCTGCCCGCCGGCACCGAAATGGTCATGCCGGGCGACAACGTCCAGCTGTCGGTCAAGCTGATCGCTCCGATCGCCATGGACCCGGGTCTCCGCTTCGCAATTCGCGAAGGTGGCCGCACGGTCGGCGCAGGGGTTGTGGCCACGGTCACAAAGTAA